One part of the Lapillicoccus jejuensis genome encodes these proteins:
- a CDS encoding protein-glutamate methylesterase/protein-glutamine glutaminase, with the protein MSAIGSTPATTRGRTAGTTRTRVLIVDDSAVVRQVLTAVLSADPGIEVVGSVADPIFAMARMNRDWPDVVVLDLEMPRMDGLTFLRRLMAVRPTPVVICSTLTEENATTSMRAMAAGAMAVVAKPREGLKHFLQEESADLVATIKSAAAGDMRRVKAASVALASHASRPAPRSTAAPGARTGDRVGAPALEVTTERVVAIGCSTGGTQALEVVLTALPRIGAGIVIAQHMPEKFTAAFAARLDSVCSTEVVEAADGDRVLPGRALVAPGGRHLRIERDGAQYRARIDDGPRVNRHRPSVDVLFGSVAHHAGPNALGIILTGMGDDGARGLLQMRQAGARTLGQDEASCVVYGMPLAARGMGAVEQEVALGDVGRVMQQFASAS; encoded by the coding sequence GTGTCCGCGATCGGGTCCACCCCCGCCACCACCCGCGGCCGGACGGCCGGGACGACCCGTACGCGGGTGCTCATCGTCGACGACTCGGCCGTCGTCCGGCAGGTCCTCACGGCCGTCCTCTCCGCGGACCCCGGCATCGAGGTCGTCGGGAGCGTCGCCGACCCGATCTTCGCCATGGCCAGGATGAACCGCGACTGGCCGGACGTCGTCGTCCTCGACCTCGAGATGCCACGCATGGACGGCCTGACCTTCCTGCGCCGGCTGATGGCCGTGCGCCCGACGCCGGTCGTCATCTGCTCCACCCTCACCGAGGAGAACGCGACGACGTCGATGCGGGCCATGGCCGCCGGCGCGATGGCCGTCGTGGCCAAGCCCAGGGAGGGGCTCAAGCACTTCCTCCAGGAGGAGTCGGCCGACCTCGTCGCCACCATCAAGTCGGCGGCCGCGGGCGACATGCGCCGGGTCAAGGCCGCCTCGGTGGCCCTGGCGTCGCACGCATCCCGGCCCGCCCCGCGCTCCACCGCCGCCCCGGGCGCCCGGACGGGCGACCGCGTCGGCGCCCCGGCCCTCGAGGTCACGACCGAGCGCGTCGTCGCGATCGGCTGCTCCACCGGGGGCACCCAGGCGCTCGAGGTCGTGCTCACGGCCCTGCCCCGGATCGGCGCGGGCATCGTCATCGCCCAGCACATGCCCGAGAAGTTCACCGCGGCCTTCGCCGCGCGGCTCGACTCCGTCTGCTCGACGGAGGTGGTCGAGGCCGCCGACGGGGACCGCGTCCTCCCCGGCCGGGCCCTCGTCGCCCCCGGGGGCCGGCACCTGAGGATCGAGAGGGACGGTGCCCAGTACCGGGCCCGGATCGACGACGGCCCCCGGGTCAACCGTCACCGGCCGTCGGTCGACGTGCTCTTCGGGTCGGTCGCCCACCACGCGGGACCGAACGCGCTCGGCATCATCCTCACGGGGATGGGGGACGACGGGGCGCGCGGGCTGCTGCAGATGCGGCAGGCCGGGGCCCGGACGCTCGGCCAGGACGAGGCGAGCTGCGTCGTCTACGGCATGCCCCTCGCCGCCCGCGGGATGGGGGCCGTCGAGCAGGAGGTCGCCCTCGGCGACGTGGGCCGGGTCATGCAGCAGTTCGCGAGCGCGTCGTGA